In the Deltaproteobacteria bacterium genome, GGGGCCAAATTTCCGTTTGACTCTTTCGGAGTTCTTGTATGATGCAATATATCATGAACCGTGGTGGTCTTGGAGAAAAGGCGTTATTTTGCAAGACGGTTTATACGGTTTATGATGATGCCATGCGTCTTGCCGAACTCCATGATTTTTGCGGGCTCAAATCCTCCGGACAAATAGAGCCTTTTGAATGCAGGTTTGTCAAAAAGATAAAGAATGAAGCTGATGTGCCCGGAATATCCTGTGTCATCCAAGTGCTGCATTTCTCTAACTGCCTTTTTTGCCAAAGCCACAGCCTGTCGATGGACTGTAGGGCCTCGACCCTGGCATTCCCGTATGGAGTAAAGCTGCCTGCAACTGAAAGGACGAATGTCATAGATGAGACATGAGTCGTCATCTTTTAAGAATGGGCACGGGGCAATACTTTGTTTCTCTTTCTCCTGTCTGTTTTGAGCAAGCTTTTGCTTGAGTTGGCGCTTCAGGTTTGCCGGGAAGGTGTTGATTCGATCCCAGATAATCAGCCCTTCAAGGGTGTTGATGTCCACGTTTCCCACGTCTGTGCAACAGTACGTGCACCCTATCCTGCAAATAGCCCCTTTCTTGAATTCACGTGCGTCCTTTTCAAAACGCTCATAGATCTCTTTCAACTTCTCCTTTTTCTCATTCCACTTCATTGAGTTGAATTCCAATACCTTCGCAACTTGGCTGATGAGTTCTCAATAACCCAGGGCATGGACATTTCCAATATGCACCCGGCGAATGCCGGCGTTACAGGCATTCCCTGACAACGCAGGGCGGCGTGCCTTTGAAGAGTGGTGAGACAGGAACCAAAAGTGTGCTTGCGATCAAGAAGGGAGGGTCGGTTCGCTTGGAGACAAAGGCGATCAGGGCCTCGGGATTGTCCACGGGCTGAGCCGGCTCTAACTTCCAGGGTTCGTCACGAAATAAGTGTCTCAAGATTGCGAAGGATTTTGGGTTGTATTCAAAGCACTCGGGCGGGAGCATACCGAGGTATGTGATCAACCGAGCAACGCAGAAGACGGCCCAAAAGACGAGCAAGATGTGACAGTTATTGACTGACGAGCCCTCAATCTGCCTCGATTTCGGTGAGTTCAAGCTCTTTGCCGGAGATGATTTCAGCAGCCACGCCGCCACATCGAGGACAGAAAAACATGGTGTCATCCACATCAAATTCTATGTCACACTTGTCGCATCGTCCCTTTGCAGGCACAATCTCTATGCTCAGTTCTGCCCCCTCGGCCACCGTGCCCTTTGAGATCACCTCAAAGGCAAAGGTCAGTGAGTCAGGAACAAGGGTAGCAAGTTCGCCGATTCGAAGATGCAGTCGTGTGGCGCGGGAGGCCCCGTGTTTCTTGGTTTCTTCCTCGACTATCTTGAGCAGACCTTGTGCGATGGAAACTTCGTGCATCAGTCGAAAAAACCCTCCTCAATAGTGATCTCACTTTGCCGGCGTAACTGAGCGAACCATTCCTCCATCAGTTTCTGACGCTTCTGGGAGATGATGCCGGATTTAACTTCTGCTTTCTTGTCTTCAAATTCCTTGGGGGCAGCATCCTGCCGGTCCTTCAATCGGATTACACAATAGCCTTGTCTTCCCTTGATAACTGCCTCGGGCATGGGTTTTGAGGGGCTTAACAGAAAAGCAACATCCATGATTTCCCTTTCGGAACCAATCCCCGGAATCGATCCAAACCGCTTGAAAAGGTCCGTGGTTTTTGCATCCAGTTTCAAACGCTTGGCTTCTGCTTCAAACTTCTTCCCGTTTCTTATGGCTTGCAGAAAATTCTCGGCTTCCTTCTTGGCCAGCTCATCTTGTCTGACCGCGATCAGGTCCTTTCGCACCTTTTCTTCGACCGATCCCAACTCAGGAATCGCTGCTTCCTTCTTGCCGATCACTTCAAGGATATAATAGCCGTCTTCCAGTTCCAGGGGTTCGCTCATCTCCTCATCGCCGAGGTCAAAAGCTACTTCGGCAAATTTTCGCGCCTCCTTGATCCCCTTTACAAGATCACCGCGGGCAAAAAAATCGGTCTCAAGCATCTCAGTCCCGTGGGCCTTTGCCACATCGGAAAGGCGCCCAGCCCCATAACTTGCGTCATACATCTCTTCTGCCTGGTCATAGGCATGGGTTCTGGCTCCTTCCTTTACGAGTTTGCTTCGAATCTTGTCTTTGACTTCACTCAATGCCGGCTCTTTGGCCTCCTGGACCTCCTCAACCTTGATAATATGCCAGCCGAAACGGGTTGCCACTAGCTCACTGATCTCACCGGCCTTCATCGCAAAGGCAGCGTCTGCGAACGGTTTTACCATCCTGTCTCTTGTAAAAAATCCCAGATCGCCCCCCTTGCTCTTGCTGCCCGGATCATCAGAATACTTCTGGGCCAGCTTGGAAAAGTCCGCGCCGGATTTCACCTCCTCCAGGACCAACTGTGCTTTGTTGCGTGCCTCGTCCAGTTCTTCCTGTGTGGCGCCGGGGTCCACCTTGAAAAGGATATGACGCGCCCGGACTTTCTTTGGAGTGGCATATGTTTTCTTGTTGATCTCAAAATACCGGCTGATCTCATTTTCTGAGACATCGACCTGGGGTTCAAGCTCCTTGAAACCAAAACGGAGATATCCGGCCTTTACCTTAGGGGGTATCTCGTAGGCCTTTTTGTTCTCCGAAAAATAGGATTCAACTTCTTCCGTGGTTACCTTGACATCATTATATGATGACGGCTTGAAGACCACATACTCAAGGCTCACCTCCTCCTCACGCCACTTGAAGGTCTCCAGGGCCTCGGCATCTGATACCTTGATACTCCCCAGAATAACCCCCTGAAGCTTTTCCGCAAGGAGATCATCTTTCATCTTTTCCTCGAATATCTCCGGCGTCATCCGGTTGGCAGCCAGCAAGCGTTGATACCGCCGGGGATCAAAATGACCGTTCTCTTGAAAGGCGCCAAGCGACCGGATAGCCCTTATGAGTTCCTCCTTGGTAATATGCAGGTTAAGACGGTCGGCCTCCTGGAGAACAAGCCGGCGGTTAATCAATTGGTCCAAGGCTTGTTTCTTGAGACCAAGTGTCTTGAGGAGCTTCTGATCCAAGGCATTCCCGAACTGCCTCCGGTACTGCTCCTTTAGCTGTTCATAGGCGCTCCGGTAGTCCTCTAAAGCAATGGCTTGGCCATTAACAACTGCAACACGATTTCCCTTCCCGGCCCGATAGCTGCCAACACCCCAGAATATGAAAACCACGACAATAACTCCAAGGACAATTTTGATAATCCAAGAGCCGGCATGTTTTCTCATTAAGTAAAGCATGATAACCTCGTAACTCTATTTTGACGTCTCGAAATGACAAAACAAAATTCCTTAAATCAACGGCATTGACTCCAGTACTCCATCACTCCAATTGGGGCGAAGCCCCCAAGTTCGGGTTCCTTAGTCTAAAGTGATTCAAGAGTCCACCTGAAATCACCACGTCTCTTTCTGTCGCATCCAGATCAATGGATACATGAAAATTATTTTTCTGCGTTCTATTTACAACACGAAGTGTTCTTTCTCCACTTCTAACTAAGATTGTCGCATCTTCCACGGCAAGTTGGTCGCCAAGCCTGATCCGTCCCAAATCCTCAGCCCTGGAAAACGTCATGGGCAGTATGCCGAAATTGATGAGATTTGCCCGATGTATCCTGGCAAAAGAAAGGGCAATGACTCCTTTTATACCCAAAGACATGGGAGCCAGGGCCGCGTGTTCCCGACTCGACCCCTGCCCGTAGTTTTTGCCGGCCACAATGAGGCCTCCACCCTTTTCAATGGCCCTTTTTGCAAAGCCGGGATCGTGCTGTGAAAACACGTATTGCGAAATTGCAGGGATGTTTGACCTCAAAGACATGATGTGGGCGCCTGCCGGCATGATATCGTCTGTGGTAATATCATCTCCCAAGCAAAGCAAGACCTCGCCCTTGAAGTGTTCAGCCATGGGTTTACCCTGTGGAAGAGGCTTGATATTCGGGCCTAGCACCACTTCCACATCTTCAGGATCGTCCGAAGGTCTCAAAAAGAGATGATCGATAGCCGGAAAAACCTCCGGCACGGCCACCTTGATCGGCTCTCCAAACGATCTCGGATCAGTGATCCGTCCATTCAGTCCGGAGATGGCAGCCGTCTCCGGACTGCACAGATAGAGCTTGGCGCCGATAGTTCCACTGCGGCCCTTGAAATTCCGGTTGAAGGTTCTGAGGCTTACCCCGTCAGTCGGAGGAGATTGCCCAATTCCGATGCAAGGACCGCAAGCACATTCCAGGATTCGGGCTCCTGCCTCTATCATATCGTTCAGACCGCCATTTTCTGCCAGTGCAGCCAAGACCTGTCTCGAGCCCGGTGATATGGCAAGGCTTGTTTCTGGATGGACAGATTTTCCTTTCAGGATAGCTGCCACAGTTGCCAGGTCCTTGTAAGATGAATTCGTACAACTGCCGATCGCCACCTGATCCAACTTGAGTCCTTCAACCTCTCTCACCGGACAGACCCGATCCGGCATGTGGGGCTGTGCAACCAGGGGTTCCAGTTCGGCAAGGTCAATGGTCATAACTTCAGCGTAAGAGGCATCAGGATCAGCCAAAATGGCCCTCCAGTCTTTTCCTCGTCCCTGAGACTCCAGAAAGGCCAAGGTAACTTCATCACTCGGAAAAATCGACGTTGTGGCTCCTGTCTCTGCGCCCATGTTCGCAATCGTAGCCCGTTCAGGGACAGAGAGTGTTGCAACACCCGGACCACCGTATTCAAAGACCCGGCCGAAACCTCCCTTGACGGAAATGCGTCGCAGTACTTCCAGAATGACATCCTTTGCTGTAACCCAAGCAGAAAGCGCCCCTTCCAGCCGGACAAGGACTACCTCCGGGCGCCCTAAACGGAAGAGTTGGCCGGCCATGGCCATGGCAACATCAAGGCCACCGGCCCCGATCGCGAGCATCCCAATGCCCCCTCCTGTAGAGGTATGACTGTCTGAGCCAAGGAGCGTGTCACCCGGCACGCCGAATCGCTCCAGATGAACCTGATGACAGATGCCATTGCCAGGGCCGGAAAACACTATTCCGTATTTGGCAGCAAAGGAGCGGAGAAATCGGTGGTCGTCACTGTTTTGAAAACCTGCCTGGAAGGTATTGTGATCAACGTAACTCACTGATAGCTTGGTGCGTACGCAAGGCACGCCCAGAGCCTCAAACTGTAGACACGCCATAGTACCGGTGGCATCCTGAGTAAGCGTCTGGTCAATCGGAATTTTTATGGAGTCTCCCGGCCGTGGAGTCAGGTCCACCCCGTGGGCTTCCAATATCTTTTCAAAAACGTTCTTACCTGGCACAATCTTTCTCTGGGTATGATTGAAACAAGCTAAGTATTCTATAACATCGAAGCTACCATTCGTCAATGTCAGGTCGCCGCGCGTCTAGGGCAACGTCAAAGTCGGTGCCAAATTGCTAATATTGGACGGTTATGGGAGTCTCAAAATCCGTGCTGTTCTCAAAGCGCGAGCCGCAAATCCGAATACCGTGCTGTTTCCAACGCGCGAGCTGCACACTCGAAACAATGTTCAAAATCCAAATATTGGGTGGGCAAAAACACTATATATAGAATTCTTGAAGTCAGGGACCACAATATGATTGACATCCGATATTGCTCATGGTACTTCGTATCCGTAATTTTCAGCCTCGCTGTTTGAGGCAAAGACTTTTGAAAGAAAGGGAGGATGGTTGACATGAGTTTGGTGCGTTTTAAGTTGAATGGCATAGCGGCATTCAGGAACAAGGATCAAAGTGAGAATGTTCGGCATTTGTGTGTGGATTGTGCCCGCGAGGCTAGGCAGAATCATACGCTAATCCCTTTTTTGAATGGGCAATTGCGTGCAATGCTCAGCGAATTTGGCCAGGACCTTGGCGCAATGGTCTCCTGTGACAAATGTGGAGAGGTTATGGAGACCTACTATCCCGAAGATTTCTGGGCAAAAGACACAGCAAAAGAGGGTGAAGAACGCAATCCTTTGCTATTTAAGCGATTTTAGAAAAAACTGCTGTGGGAGCCTCTGGATGGCTTTGCTGGAAGACAAGAGTGGCGCCCACAAAACCGCAAAAAATCGAGGCTGCTATAGCCACCTCAAATTTGACCGTAGAAAAAACGGTGCAGTATTATCAAAAAGGTAGATCTGCGGGTTTTGACGTACTTGAGGGATTCAAGCCTGAACTTCCCAGACAACTGTGAAGGGATGGGTTAAGGCACCACTGCCTATACTTGCAGTCGAATTGATCGCAATATACGACTGCTTTGCCAAAGCAGTCGAAGTTGCCTT is a window encoding:
- a CDS encoding YkgJ family cysteine cluster protein, producing the protein MKWNEKKEKLKEIYERFEKDAREFKKGAICRIGCTYCCTDVGNVDINTLEGLIIWDRINTFPANLKRQLKQKLAQNRQEKEKQSIAPCPFLKDDDSCLIYDIRPFSCRQLYSIRECQGRGPTVHRQAVALAKKAVREMQHLDDTGYSGHISFILYLFDKPAFKRLYLSGGFEPAKIMEFGKTHGIIINRINRLAK
- the hypA gene encoding hydrogenase maturation nickel metallochaperone HypA, with product MHEVSIAQGLLKIVEEETKKHGASRATRLHLRIGELATLVPDSLTFAFEVISKGTVAEGAELSIEIVPAKGRCDKCDIEFDVDDTMFFCPRCGGVAAEIISGKELELTEIEAD
- a CDS encoding SurA N-terminal domain-containing protein, whose translation is MLYLMRKHAGSWIIKIVLGVIVVVFIFWGVGSYRAGKGNRVAVVNGQAIALEDYRSAYEQLKEQYRRQFGNALDQKLLKTLGLKKQALDQLINRRLVLQEADRLNLHITKEELIRAIRSLGAFQENGHFDPRRYQRLLAANRMTPEIFEEKMKDDLLAEKLQGVILGSIKVSDAEALETFKWREEEVSLEYVVFKPSSYNDVKVTTEEVESYFSENKKAYEIPPKVKAGYLRFGFKELEPQVDVSENEISRYFEINKKTYATPKKVRARHILFKVDPGATQEELDEARNKAQLVLEEVKSGADFSKLAQKYSDDPGSKSKGGDLGFFTRDRMVKPFADAAFAMKAGEISELVATRFGWHIIKVEEVQEAKEPALSEVKDKIRSKLVKEGARTHAYDQAEEMYDASYGAGRLSDVAKAHGTEMLETDFFARGDLVKGIKEARKFAEVAFDLGDEEMSEPLELEDGYYILEVIGKKEAAIPELGSVEEKVRKDLIAVRQDELAKKEAENFLQAIRNGKKFEAEAKRLKLDAKTTDLFKRFGSIPGIGSEREIMDVAFLLSPSKPMPEAVIKGRQGYCVIRLKDRQDAAPKEFEDKKAEVKSGIISQKRQKLMEEWFAQLRRQSEITIEEGFFD
- a CDS encoding aconitate hydratase, with amino-acid sequence MPGKNVFEKILEAHGVDLTPRPGDSIKIPIDQTLTQDATGTMACLQFEALGVPCVRTKLSVSYVDHNTFQAGFQNSDDHRFLRSFAAKYGIVFSGPGNGICHQVHLERFGVPGDTLLGSDSHTSTGGGIGMLAIGAGGLDVAMAMAGQLFRLGRPEVVLVRLEGALSAWVTAKDVILEVLRRISVKGGFGRVFEYGGPGVATLSVPERATIANMGAETGATTSIFPSDEVTLAFLESQGRGKDWRAILADPDASYAEVMTIDLAELEPLVAQPHMPDRVCPVREVEGLKLDQVAIGSCTNSSYKDLATVAAILKGKSVHPETSLAISPGSRQVLAALAENGGLNDMIEAGARILECACGPCIGIGQSPPTDGVSLRTFNRNFKGRSGTIGAKLYLCSPETAAISGLNGRITDPRSFGEPIKVAVPEVFPAIDHLFLRPSDDPEDVEVVLGPNIKPLPQGKPMAEHFKGEVLLCLGDDITTDDIMPAGAHIMSLRSNIPAISQYVFSQHDPGFAKRAIEKGGGLIVAGKNYGQGSSREHAALAPMSLGIKGVIALSFARIHRANLINFGILPMTFSRAEDLGRIRLGDQLAVEDATILVRSGERTLRVVNRTQKNNFHVSIDLDATERDVVISGGLLNHFRLRNPNLGASPQLE